Proteins from a single region of Mucilaginibacter daejeonensis:
- the plsX gene encoding phosphate acyltransferase PlsX encodes MKIGLDIMGGDYAPKAAVLGAVEAYKALPAGSKLVLVGDKDAALSILAEAGHDPDVFEYVHTTEVIGMGEHPTKAISQKPGSSIALGFKLLKEGEIQAFSSAGNTGAMLVGAMFSVKTIPGVIRPAMTTIVPKLSGGLGILLDVGANADCKPDVLLQFGVLGSLLGQHVYNLTDPKVGLINIGEEEEKGNMLCQATYPLMKGTNQFNFVGNVEGRDLFGDAADIYVCDGFTGNVIIKLAESYYVIARKKRLNDEFFDRFNYEQYGGSPILGVNAPVVVGHGISTPEAIKNMVLLSTNMAESGLVEKIKQAFV; translated from the coding sequence ATGAAGATCGGCTTAGATATTATGGGCGGTGACTATGCTCCTAAAGCGGCTGTTTTAGGAGCTGTTGAAGCTTATAAAGCCTTGCCGGCCGGCAGTAAGCTGGTACTGGTAGGCGACAAAGATGCAGCCTTGAGCATACTTGCCGAGGCAGGCCATGACCCCGATGTATTCGAGTACGTGCATACGACCGAAGTGATCGGCATGGGCGAGCATCCAACTAAGGCCATTTCGCAAAAGCCGGGTTCCAGCATAGCGCTGGGCTTTAAGTTATTAAAGGAGGGAGAGATCCAGGCCTTTTCATCGGCAGGTAATACCGGCGCTATGCTGGTAGGAGCCATGTTCAGTGTCAAGACCATTCCTGGCGTGATCCGTCCGGCTATGACCACCATTGTACCCAAACTGTCAGGCGGTTTGGGTATTTTATTGGATGTAGGTGCCAATGCCGATTGTAAACCCGATGTGCTTTTGCAGTTCGGGGTACTGGGCAGCCTGCTGGGTCAGCATGTTTATAACCTTACCGATCCAAAGGTGGGGCTCATAAACATTGGCGAAGAGGAAGAAAAAGGCAACATGCTGTGCCAGGCTACTTACCCACTGATGAAAGGTACTAACCAGTTCAATTTTGTGGGCAATGTTGAAGGTCGGGACCTGTTCGGTGACGCTGCTGACATTTATGTTTGCGATGGCTTTACCGGCAACGTGATCATCAAACTGGCTGAATCATATTATGTGATCGCCCGCAAAAAAAGATTGAACGACGAGTTCTTTGATCGCTTCAATTACGAGCAATATGGTGGCAGCCCTATATTAGGTGTTAACGCACCGGTAGTGGTTGGTCACGGTATCTCGACCCCTGAGGCTATTAAGAACATGGTATTGTTATCGACCAATATGGCCGAGAGCGGGCTTGTTGAAAAGATCAAACAAGCTTTTGTTTAA
- a CDS encoding beta-ketoacyl-ACP synthase III, translating to MHKIQAAITAVNGYAPEYVLTNHELEELVDTNDEWITTRTGIKERRILKGEGKATSDMAVPAVEGLLKKRGISAEEIDLIIFCTTTPDMPFPATANILADKIGAKNAWGYDLQAACSGFVFGLATGASFIESGKHQKVLVVGGDKMSSIIDYTDRATCIIFGDGCGCALLEPNTEGYGIVDSVLKSDGSGREFLNMKGGGSLIPASHESIDRRDHFAYQEGKTVFKFAVTNMAEVAAEIMQRNELQADDIAWLVPHQANKRIIDATANRMGISDEKVVVNIERYGNTTNGTIPLCLWEWESKFKKGDNIVLAAFGGGFTWGSMYLKWAY from the coding sequence ATGCATAAGATACAGGCTGCGATCACTGCCGTAAATGGCTATGCACCCGAATATGTGCTCACCAACCACGAACTTGAGGAACTGGTTGATACCAATGACGAGTGGATCACCACACGTACCGGTATAAAAGAGCGCCGCATTTTAAAAGGCGAAGGTAAGGCCACCTCAGATATGGCCGTACCGGCTGTTGAGGGCCTGCTCAAAAAGCGCGGTATCAGCGCCGAAGAGATAGACCTGATCATTTTTTGTACCACCACCCCTGATATGCCATTCCCGGCAACGGCCAACATTTTGGCCGATAAGATAGGCGCCAAAAATGCCTGGGGTTATGATCTGCAAGCGGCATGCTCGGGCTTCGTGTTCGGGTTAGCCACCGGCGCATCATTCATCGAAAGTGGTAAGCATCAAAAAGTATTGGTAGTAGGTGGCGATAAAATGTCATCTATCATTGATTATACCGACCGTGCCACCTGCATCATTTTTGGTGACGGCTGCGGTTGCGCCTTGCTTGAACCGAATACCGAAGGCTACGGCATCGTTGATTCGGTACTGAAAAGCGATGGCTCAGGCCGTGAGTTCCTTAACATGAAAGGTGGCGGCTCGCTCATACCGGCCTCGCACGAAAGTATCGACCGCCGCGACCACTTTGCCTACCAGGAAGGTAAGACCGTGTTCAAATTCGCGGTGACCAACATGGCTGAGGTAGCTGCCGAGATCATGCAACGCAACGAACTTCAGGCCGATGATATCGCCTGGCTGGTACCTCACCAGGCTAACAAGCGCATCATTGATGCTACTGCCAACCGCATGGGCATCAGCGATGAAAAGGTAGTAGTGAACATTGAGCGCTACGGCAACACCACCAACGGTACCATACCACTTTGCCTGTGGGAGTGGGAAAGCAAATTCAAAAAAGGAGATAACATCGTACTGGCCGCTTTTGGCGGAGGCTTTACATGGGGCTCTATGTATTTGAAATGGGCTTACTAA
- the accB gene encoding acetyl-CoA carboxylase biotin carboxyl carrier protein yields MDIKQIQDLIRFVSKSGVNEVSIEQNEFKITIKTNQAPTIVNATVPTGLTVATAAAPAPVTTVHTPAPAEAPAAADVSKYVTIKSPMIGTFYRSSTPEKPSFVNVGDEIKAGSVLCIIEAMKLFNEIESEVSGRIVKVLVDNASPVEYDQPLFLVEPM; encoded by the coding sequence ATGGATATTAAACAAATACAGGATCTAATACGCTTTGTGTCTAAATCTGGAGTGAATGAGGTCTCTATCGAGCAGAACGAATTCAAGATCACTATAAAGACCAACCAGGCACCGACCATAGTTAACGCAACTGTACCAACAGGCTTGACAGTGGCTACCGCTGCTGCTCCTGCACCGGTTACTACCGTGCATACCCCGGCTCCGGCCGAAGCGCCTGCCGCTGCTGATGTGTCAAAATATGTGACCATCAAATCGCCAATGATCGGTACCTTCTACCGTTCATCAACACCTGAAAAACCATCATTCGTGAACGTGGGCGACGAGATCAAAGCCGGTAGCGTGCTTTGCATCATCGAAGCCATGAAACTGTTCAATGAGATCGAATCAGAGGTTTCAGGCCGTATCGTTAAAGTACTGGTCGATAACGCCTCTCCGGTTGAGTACGATCAGCCTTTGTTTTTAGTTGAACCTATGTAA
- a CDS encoding YceD family protein — MRANYRSLRSLRTYSIPFTGLKLGKHEFDYVIDADFFKEFEYSLVKNGKLEVRVELDKQETMIILNFHIKGAVELTCDRCLSEYQQPVDAKEQQVYKFAEEDIDEDDEIITLHKNDTEIDVAGLIYEYINVAVPFIAVCSNEGNGRDCDKDMLDRLNELSGGDENEKSGDPRWDALKKLK; from the coding sequence TTGCGGGCTAATTATCGCTCATTGAGGTCATTAAGAACATATTCGATACCTTTTACCGGACTTAAGCTGGGTAAGCACGAGTTCGACTATGTGATAGATGCGGATTTCTTTAAGGAATTCGAATATTCGCTGGTCAAGAATGGCAAGTTAGAGGTGCGTGTGGAACTGGATAAACAGGAGACCATGATCATCTTGAACTTCCACATCAAAGGTGCCGTGGAGTTAACCTGTGATCGTTGTTTGTCGGAGTATCAACAGCCGGTAGATGCGAAGGAACAGCAGGTATACAAGTTCGCTGAGGAGGATATTGACGAGGATGATGAGATAATTACCCTGCACAAGAACGATACTGAGATCGATGTTGCGGGTTTGATATATGAATACATTAATGTGGCGGTACCATTTATTGCGGTTTGCAGTAATGAAGGTAACGGCCGCGATTGTGATAAAGATATGCTTGATCGTTTGAATGAACTATCAGGCGGTGATGAGAATGAAAAGAGTGGCGACCCACGCTGGGATGCCCTCAAAAAGTTAAAATGA
- the greA gene encoding transcription elongation factor GreA codes for MADVAYYTKEGLEKLKEELQQLKTTGRANIAKAIAEARDKGDLSENAEYDAAKEAQGLHETKIAKLEETLANARLLDESKLDTSKVLALSIVKIKNKKNGATMSYQLVSETEADLKAGKISVASPIAKGLLGKKVGDTTEIQVPAGKVEFEILEISR; via the coding sequence ATGGCAGATGTTGCTTACTATACCAAAGAAGGTCTGGAAAAACTAAAAGAAGAATTACAACAGTTAAAAACTACTGGCAGAGCCAATATAGCCAAGGCCATAGCCGAGGCGCGTGATAAAGGTGATCTTTCGGAGAACGCGGAATATGATGCCGCCAAGGAAGCTCAAGGCCTGCATGAGACCAAGATCGCCAAGCTGGAAGAGACACTGGCCAACGCACGTTTACTGGATGAGTCGAAACTTGATACCTCAAAGGTGCTGGCTTTATCGATCGTGAAGATAAAGAATAAAAAGAACGGTGCCACCATGAGCTACCAACTGGTATCAGAGACCGAAGCCGACCTTAAGGCTGGCAAGATATCCGTAGCATCGCCAATAGCCAAAGGCCTGTTAGGCAAAAAGGTAGGCGATACCACCGAGATACAAGTGCCCGCCGGCAAAGTGGAATTCGAGATATTGGAGATCAGTAGATAA
- the pdxA gene encoding 4-hydroxythreonine-4-phosphate dehydrogenase PdxA → MSEKLKIGISIGDVNGIGLEVIIKTLADSRIFDHCIPIVYGHTKVASFHRRTVQVHDLNFNVIESAAQAHHKKANLINCWEDEVKIELGQVTEAGGKYALLSLQKATDDLLAGNIDALVTAPINKDNIQNEEFKFPGHTEYLQERDNAAEVLMFLVSDTLRVGVVTGHIPVNQIAQSITTEKILGKLKLMNKSLKQDFWIRKPKIAVLGLNPHAGDNGLIGNEEKDVIIPAIEEARANGILAFGPYPADGFFANGSYMKFDAVLAMYHDQGLIPFKQISFESGVNYTAGLSFVRTSPDHGTAYDIAGKNQASEVSFREALFEAIHIVKRRRETAVLNENPLAFSKHSRDRD, encoded by the coding sequence ATGAGCGAAAAGTTAAAGATAGGTATCAGCATAGGTGATGTTAACGGCATTGGGTTAGAGGTGATCATCAAAACATTGGCTGATAGCCGCATATTCGATCACTGTATCCCCATCGTTTACGGACACACCAAGGTGGCTTCGTTCCACCGCCGTACGGTGCAGGTGCATGATCTTAATTTTAACGTGATCGAAAGCGCTGCACAGGCTCATCATAAAAAAGCCAACCTGATCAACTGCTGGGAAGATGAAGTGAAGATCGAGTTAGGTCAGGTGACCGAGGCCGGCGGCAAATACGCATTACTATCACTGCAAAAGGCCACTGATGATCTTCTGGCCGGCAACATTGATGCGCTGGTGACCGCTCCCATCAATAAAGACAACATACAGAACGAAGAGTTCAAGTTCCCAGGGCACACCGAATACCTGCAAGAGCGTGACAACGCTGCCGAGGTGCTCATGTTCCTGGTAAGCGATACGCTGCGCGTAGGCGTGGTGACCGGCCATATACCGGTGAACCAGATCGCGCAAAGCATCACTACTGAAAAGATCCTGGGTAAATTAAAGCTCATGAACAAGAGCCTGAAACAGGACTTTTGGATACGTAAACCCAAGATCGCGGTGCTGGGCCTAAACCCGCATGCGGGTGATAATGGACTGATCGGTAACGAAGAAAAGGACGTGATCATACCGGCCATTGAAGAGGCGAGAGCCAACGGCATATTGGCTTTTGGTCCGTACCCGGCCGATGGATTTTTTGCCAACGGCAGCTACATGAAATTTGATGCTGTGCTGGCCATGTACCATGATCAGGGGCTTATTCCGTTCAAACAGATATCGTTCGAATCGGGCGTTAATTATACGGCAGGGCTGAGTTTTGTGCGTACCTCGCCCGATCATGGTACCGCCTATGACATTGCCGGTAAGAACCAGGCATCAGAGGTTTCGTTCAGAGAAGCCTTGTTCGAGGCTATTCATATCGTGAAGCGCCGCCGCGAAACGGCCGTGCTGAATGAGAACCCGTTGGCCTTTAGCAAACACAGCCGCGACCGCGATTGA
- the rpmF gene encoding 50S ribosomal protein L32: protein MPNPKRKFSKSRTAKRRTHYKAEAPSLTTCATTGAVHLPHRAYTVDGNLYYNGKLLIEKAATA, encoded by the coding sequence ATGCCAAATCCAAAACGTAAGTTCTCCAAATCGAGAACTGCAAAACGCAGAACGCACTATAAAGCTGAAGCTCCTTCATTAACTACCTGTGCTACCACTGGCGCTGTACACTTACCGCACCGTGCTTACACTGTTGATGGTAACCTTTACTACAACGGTAAATTACTGATCGAAAAAGCTGCCACAGCCTAA
- a CDS encoding HIT family protein yields MSVFSKIISGEIPAYKVAESVDFLAFLDIGPLAEGHVLVIPKKEVDYLFDLEDELYTGLQLFAKIVATALKAAIPCKKVGVAVIGLEVPHAHIHLIPMNRVDDMNFARPKLSFTPEELEATAEKIKAALREE; encoded by the coding sequence ATGAGCGTTTTTTCAAAGATCATATCAGGAGAGATTCCTGCCTATAAAGTCGCTGAAAGCGTTGACTTTTTAGCATTTTTGGATATCGGTCCGCTTGCCGAAGGCCACGTGCTGGTGATCCCTAAAAAAGAGGTGGATTACTTATTTGATCTGGAGGATGAGTTATACACAGGCTTGCAGTTGTTCGCCAAGATCGTGGCCACTGCGTTGAAGGCTGCCATTCCCTGTAAAAAGGTGGGCGTAGCGGTGATCGGTTTAGAGGTACCTCATGCACACATTCACCTCATACCCATGAACCGTGTGGACGACATGAACTTTGCCCGCCCTAAACTCAGCTTCACGCCAGAAGAATTAGAAGCTACGGCCGAGAAGATCAAAGCGGCCTTAAGAGAAGAATAA
- the rsmA gene encoding 16S rRNA (adenine(1518)-N(6)/adenine(1519)-N(6))-dimethyltransferase RsmA — protein sequence MSLVRAKKHLGQHFLTDKNIATKIVDALRPEGSYTQVLEVGPGMGILSDILLQRTEYDTHLLDIDTESYLFLQKKYPQLRQRLINADFLEVDLSAIFDGPFAIIGNFPYNISSQILFKVLDNRQQVPEVVGMFQKEVAERCNAKAGSKEYGILSVFLQAYYKVEYLFTVKAGVFNPPPKVLSAVIRLTRNDTKELDCDEKLFWQVVKAGFNQRRKTLRNALSSLINKEAMANEPALDLRAERLTVADFVALTNQISANR from the coding sequence ATGTCGTTAGTTCGTGCAAAGAAACACTTAGGGCAGCATTTTTTGACCGATAAAAACATCGCCACCAAGATCGTTGATGCCCTCCGGCCTGAAGGTAGTTACACACAAGTATTGGAGGTAGGCCCGGGTATGGGTATCCTGTCCGACATCCTGCTGCAACGCACCGAATACGATACACACCTGCTCGATATCGACACCGAATCATACCTTTTCCTGCAAAAGAAGTATCCGCAACTGCGTCAGCGCCTGATCAATGCCGATTTTCTGGAGGTCGACCTGAGCGCTATATTTGATGGACCGTTTGCCATCATCGGTAACTTCCCTTACAATATATCCTCACAGATACTGTTCAAGGTGCTTGACAACCGCCAGCAGGTGCCCGAGGTGGTAGGCATGTTTCAAAAAGAAGTAGCCGAGCGCTGCAACGCAAAGGCTGGCAGTAAGGAATATGGCATCCTCAGCGTTTTTTTACAGGCTTATTATAAGGTCGAGTACTTGTTCACGGTGAAGGCTGGGGTGTTCAATCCGCCGCCTAAGGTGTTATCGGCCGTGATCCGCCTCACTCGCAACGACACCAAGGAACTCGATTGCGACGAGAAACTATTTTGGCAGGTGGTGAAAGCGGGCTTTAACCAGCGCCGCAAGACCTTGCGTAATGCCTTATCGAGCCTGATCAACAAAGAGGCCATGGCCAATGAACCTGCGTTGGACCTGCGTGCCGAGCGCCTCACCGTGGCAGACTTTGTAGCCCTGACCAATCAAATAAGCGCCAACCGCTAA
- a CDS encoding DUF5009 domain-containing protein has product MDNLYTRVRSIDAFRAVTMFLMIFVNDLEGMPNVPKWLMHAGDDVDGLGLADVIFPAFLFIVGLSIPFAFQNRVNSGGKVPWRIITRSLALILIGFFHANMETYDEVYTLLPKPVWQSLLTISFFLLFLDYRHVTMLKRYALQGLGVVLLVGMSVMYRSNDPAHATWLHFSWWGILGLIGWSYMFCALIYYFSKGVLWIQAAAWIFFLLINLDFHFGWLTFIMKYNSHIWLAGNGAMQAFTMAGIVTSAMYMRLMKSGELKLLWPGIILLAIILGNMGFIVRYVSGGISKAHDTPSWVFICTAISLVVYMFFLYVVDIKQKYHWFNAIRPAGTNTFTCYIIPFIFYPMYEMADAGYPAVLSEGMGGLIKCLVFSLAMIWLAGLLEKVNIRLKI; this is encoded by the coding sequence ATGGATAACTTATATACCCGGGTACGGTCTATCGACGCGTTCCGCGCGGTAACTATGTTCCTCATGATCTTTGTGAATGATCTGGAAGGGATGCCCAATGTTCCAAAATGGCTCATGCATGCCGGCGACGATGTTGACGGCCTTGGCCTGGCCGACGTGATTTTCCCAGCCTTTCTTTTCATTGTAGGTCTGTCGATCCCTTTTGCTTTCCAAAATAGGGTGAACAGCGGCGGTAAGGTGCCATGGCGCATCATTACCCGGTCGCTGGCACTGATCCTGATCGGTTTCTTCCATGCCAATATGGAAACTTATGATGAGGTTTATACTTTGTTGCCCAAGCCCGTTTGGCAAAGCCTGCTAACCATCAGTTTCTTTTTGTTATTTCTTGATTACAGGCATGTCACTATGCTCAAACGGTATGCCCTGCAGGGGCTTGGCGTTGTGCTGCTGGTGGGCATGTCGGTCATGTACCGCAGTAATGACCCGGCCCATGCTACCTGGCTGCACTTTAGCTGGTGGGGCATATTGGGGCTCATCGGTTGGTCGTACATGTTCTGTGCACTCATCTACTACTTTTCAAAAGGCGTACTGTGGATACAAGCCGCCGCCTGGATATTTTTCCTGCTCATCAATCTTGATTTTCATTTTGGCTGGCTTACCTTCATCATGAAGTACAACAGCCACATTTGGCTGGCCGGAAATGGCGCCATGCAGGCGTTCACCATGGCAGGTATCGTTACTTCGGCCATGTATATGCGGCTCATGAAAAGTGGCGAGCTTAAGCTGCTGTGGCCGGGTATCATTTTACTGGCTATCATACTGGGCAACATGGGCTTCATTGTACGCTACGTAAGTGGCGGTATATCTAAAGCTCATGACACGCCATCTTGGGTGTTCATTTGTACGGCCATTAGCTTAGTGGTATATATGTTCTTCCTGTACGTTGTGGACATCAAGCAAAAATATCACTGGTTCAACGCGATCAGGCCGGCGGGTACCAATACCTTTACCTGCTACATCATTCCCTTTATATTTTACCCCATGTATGAGATGGCCGATGCAGGATATCCGGCCGTGTTGAGCGAGGGGATGGGAGGGTTGATCAAATGCCTGGTGTTCTCGTTGGCCATGATCTGGCTGGCTGGACTTTTAGAGAAGGTGAACATCAGGCTGAAGATATAG
- a CDS encoding 2-hydroxyacid dehydrogenase, protein MNKDLLIVDDLHPIFIEHTQTLGYTCDYRPTIKPDEALAVIGNYTGLVIRSKFQVTREFIDAATQLKFIARAGAGMDNIDEEYAKQKGIALVNAPEGNMDAVGEHAVGMLLSLMNNLNRGDAQIRNGEWLREANRGYELKGCTVGIVGYGHMGQSFARKLKGFGVDVIAYDKYKTGFSDGFAREVSMEEIVKHSEVLSLHVPLTKETKALVNDEYLFHFRKPIFLINTSRGQVVNTQAVLNGIKAGKILGAGLDVLETEKFPVLAEQPWFDELKQSDKVLLSPHVAGWTFDSYRKISEIMALKIKNLDIQT, encoded by the coding sequence ATGAATAAAGACCTGCTTATCGTGGACGACCTCCACCCTATATTTATTGAACACACTCAGACCCTGGGCTACACCTGCGACTACAGACCGACCATCAAACCCGATGAGGCTTTGGCCGTTATTGGTAACTATACAGGGTTGGTGATCCGTTCCAAGTTCCAGGTAACGCGTGAGTTCATAGATGCGGCCACTCAACTCAAATTCATTGCACGTGCGGGCGCCGGGATGGATAATATCGATGAAGAGTATGCTAAACAGAAAGGCATTGCATTGGTCAATGCACCTGAAGGCAATATGGACGCTGTAGGCGAGCATGCTGTAGGAATGCTATTGTCTTTAATGAATAATCTGAACCGTGGCGATGCCCAGATCCGCAACGGAGAATGGCTCCGCGAAGCCAACCGGGGTTATGAGCTGAAGGGCTGTACCGTAGGCATAGTGGGATACGGCCATATGGGCCAAAGCTTTGCCCGCAAGCTAAAAGGCTTTGGGGTAGATGTGATCGCCTACGATAAATACAAGACAGGCTTCAGCGATGGCTTTGCCCGCGAGGTAAGTATGGAAGAGATCGTTAAACATAGCGAGGTACTAAGCCTCCATGTGCCGCTCACCAAAGAGACCAAGGCGCTGGTGAATGACGAGTATCTGTTCCATTTTCGCAAGCCTATATTTTTGATCAATACCTCACGCGGGCAGGTGGTGAATACCCAGGCGGTACTCAACGGCATCAAGGCAGGCAAGATATTGGGGGCAGGCCTCGATGTGCTGGAGACCGAGAAGTTCCCGGTCCTGGCCGAGCAGCCCTGGTTCGATGAATTGAAGCAGAGCGACAAGGTGTTACTGAGCCCGCACGTGGCCGGCTGGACCTTCGACTCGTACCGCAAGATCAGTGAGATAATGGCACTCAAAATAAAAAATTTGGATATTCAAACTTAA